GGCACGTTTGGCTGATAATGTCCGATGTTAAATCCGCTGCCACCGCCGCTTCGCGCGCCCCCACCATACGGAAGTGAGGGTCCCTCACCTTCGCGGCGCACCGCCCCCAAGGCCATGTCGGCCACCGTGGTTGAGGCACGATGCCCCGCCCCGGCCAGCGCATGTTTAAGTGCGCCGACAATAAGCCCGCGTACCAGCCCCGGATCGCGGAACCGGACCTCGGTCTTGCCGGGATGGACGTTGACGTCAACATCACGCGGTGTCAGTTCAAAGAACAGCGCCAGTAACGGATGGCGATCCCGCGCCAGAAAATCCTGATAGGCGCCGCGCACCGCCCCTTGCAGCAGCCGATCCTTGACCGGGCGGCCATTAACAAACATGAACTGCATCTGGGCATTGCCACGGTTCAATGTCGGCACCCCGGCATAACCGGTCAGGCGGATGCCTTCACGCTCCGCCTCAATCTGAAGGGCGTTGTCCTGAAACTCGCGGCCCATGACCGCCCCCAACCGCTTCAGGCGGGCATCAAACAGGTCGCCTTCGCAGGCCGGGTAATTCAGGATCGTCTTGTTGTTATCGCCACTGAGTGTAAAACCGACATCAGGCCGCGCCATGGCCAGACGATCCATGATTTCGCGCGCATACATCTGCTCTGTCCGCGCGGTCTTCAGGAACTTGAGACGTGCTGGCGTGGCATAGAACAGATCACGCACTTCGACCCGCGTGCCATAGGGATGGGCGGCTGGTTCCGGTGCGCCCTTGGCCCCGCCTTCGACCGCCAGCGTCCAGGCATTTTCGGAGCCGCGCACCCGGCTGGTCAGGCGCATGCGCGACACCGACCCAATCGATGGCAAGGCTTCGCCGCGAAAGCCCATGAAACCGATATTAAACAGATCATCATCGGGCAGTTTCGAGGTCGCATGGCGTTCGACTGCGAGTGCCAGTTCGTCCGGCGTCATGCCCTTGCCGTCATCAGTGACGGACAGCAACGTCCGACCGCCATCGCGCAGATTGACATCCACCTTGGTCGCCCCGGCATCCAACGCGTTTTCCACCAGTTCCTTAAGCGCGGCCGCAGGACGTTCGACCACCTCACCGGCGGCAATCTGGTTGATCAGGTTCTGTGGCAGGACGCGCAGGGTCATGAAGGCGGTGCTCGTGATGTTTATCTTGGTTGGGATGAACCTATCAAAGCGCAAAGCGCGGCGAAATCCCTTTCACCGCGCTTTGCAACTTTTAAGGCTCAATGGCCAGTCTCCGATCAGAAGGCCAGATCACCTTCCGGCTTGCCAACCACGGTCACGGTGACATTGGCCGGGTCCATCAGACTTGCTGCCACGCGGTTGACGTCATCAAGACTGACGGCATTGACCATGTCATTGCGGCGATCAAGGAAGTCCATACCAAGGTCTTCCTTTTGCATGCCGACCAGCATGCCCGACAGGTTGCCAAGGCTTGTGAAGCGCAGCGGGAAGGCCCCGGTGAGGTAGGCCTTGGCATTATCAAGTTCTTCCTGATCGATGCCATCGCGCTTCATCTTGATCCATTCGGTGCTGATCAGCGACAGGCTTTGGCCAATCGCGTCATTGCGCGTGGCGACCCCGCCCATCATCATGTCGGCATGGTCCAGATTGGCAAGGTAGCTATAGACACCATAAGCAAGCCCGCGCTTTTCACGGACTTCCTCGGTCAGGCGCGATGAGAAACCACCACCGCCAAGAATGTAATTCATCACATAGGCGGCATAGAAATCCGGATCCTGGCGTTCGATGCCCTTCTGCCCCCAGATTGCCTGACTTTGCGGAATGTCCTGTTCGATTACGTCGATATCGCCATAGGTCGGTGTGACATCGGCGATCTTGGGCAGGTCGCTTTTCGCGGGCAACGCGCCAAAGGCCTCGTCGAGCAAAGGACCAAGTTCTTCGGCGGTGATGTCACCGGCAACCCCGACAATCAGGTTATCCTTGGCAAAGGCGCGGCGCACGAAGCCACGAAAATCATTGGCGTTCAAACCGGCCACGGTTTCAAGCGTGCCCGAGACCGGTCGGCCATAGGGATGATCACCAAAGATCGAGGCAAAGAACGTGCGGCTGGCGATATCGCGCGGATCGGTTTCGGCCCGTTTGAGGCCGGATACAACCTGTGCACGGATACGCTCAACCGCCTCGTCGTCAAAGCGCGGCTCGGACAGGGCCAGACGCAGCAGATCAATCGCGGTATCGCGTTCACGCGTTAGCGTGGTGAGCGATCCGGCAAAATCATCGCGCCCGGCATCAAAGGAAAGACCGATGGACCGGTTTTCCATTTCGCCCCGGAAGGTTTGGCTGTCCATGGCACCTGCACCTTCGTCAATCAGGCCCGATACCATATTGGCCAAGCCAAGCTTGCCATCCGGATCAGTTGCCGCCCCCGCACCGGTAAAAGCGATATCCATGGTCATCAGCGGGTTCATGTGATCTTCGATCAGCCAGGCGCGAATGCCGCCGTCTGAAATCACTTCCTGAACTTCAACCGCCTTGGCCTGTTGCGCGAAGCCAAGGCCCAGTGTGGTTGCAAAGGCAACACCGGCAATCTGTTTAAACAGCTTGTTCATATCAGTGCACTCCTTCGCCGGAGGTAATCGGAAGGGCGGCACCAGCCCCAGTGACCGGGCCACCTTCGGGCGGCATCAGCCAGCCGGTGACAGATTTGTTGGCATCAAAGACGCGTTTGGCAGCATCATTAACCTGATCCACCGTCACGGCCGAAATCCGATCCGGCCAGCTTTCGACCTGATCCACGGTCAAACCGACCGCAAGCGACTGGCCGAGCACACGCGCACCGGCCGAAAGCGAATCACGGGCGAAGACGGCACTATCAAGCAGCTTCTGCTTGGCGCGATCGAGTTCATCCTGGGTGACACCGTCGGCAACGACCTTGGCAATTTCGGCCTCGACCGCCTTTTCAAGGTCGGCCAGATCAACATCGCCGCGCGGAACGGCATAGACACCGAAGCTTGCCAGATCGACGGCGACCGGGTCATAGAAGGTGCCAACGCTTGATGCGATTTCCTGATCAACCACAAGCGCCTTAAAGAAGCGGCTGGTAGTGCCCGATCCGATGATTTCGCTCAGCACATCAAGCGGTGCGGCATCAGCCGCATCGGTATTATAGGACGGTGCCAGGTAATAGCGCGACCAGGATGCCTGACCGACCTGCGGGTCACGCATGGTGACCTTGCGCGGGGCATGCTGAACCGGTTCCTGAACACGGTTGCGGGTCATGTCCTTACCACGCGGGATGACGCCATAATATTTTTCCGCCATCGGCAGCAATTCATCCATCGTGATGTCGCCGGCAACAACCAGAATGGCGTTATTGGGCGCATACCAGTTTTGATAAAATTCAAGCGCGTCTTCGGTGGAAAGTTTTTCCATCTCATGGCGCCAGCCAATGATCGACCGACCATAGGGATGCGCCATATAAAGCGATGCGCGCATCTGTTCACCCAAAAGTGCGCCCGGGCTGGTATCAATGCGCGACCGGCGTTCTTCGATGATCACATCGCGTTCGGGCAGAACCACATCATCTGAAAGTCTCAGATTGGTCATGCGGTCGGCTTCCATTTCCATAACCAGATCAAGCCGGTCTCGGGCGATGTTCTGGAAATATCCGGTATAGTCCCAACTGGTGAAGGCGTTGTCATTGCCGCCATTGCGCGCAACGATCTTTGAAAAGTCGCCCGGCGCCATATTATCAGTACCCTTGAACATCAGATGTTCAAGGAAATGGGCAATGCCCGATACACCTTGTGGTTCGTCGGCCGAGCCGACCTTGTACCAGACCATATGGGTAACGACGGGTGCGCGGTGATTTTCCACCAGCACGACCTGCATGCCGTTATCAAGGGTGGCAGTTTGGGGGCTGAAAACAGCCGCCCGTGACAAACCGGGCACAAGGGCAAGGGTCAGAGCGACGAGGGCGAGCACAGCCACAGAACTGCGCGTCATTGATCGGATTGTTCCAGAAATTCTCATTGTGGCGTCCCATTCCAATTCAGGATGGTTATGCAAACGGTGTGTTTCAATGCAGGTACGGCAGAACGCGGCACTTGCATTCAACAGGCATTTCTTAAGAACCGAATATGACAGAACAAGGGCGCGAAACCATCGCGCCCTTGTCTGAATGCATCAACTTGTCGTGTGTTCGGCGAAGCTTAGAAGATGTCTTCCAGCCAGCCTTTCTGTTTGCGTTCGATCACAGGGGTATCGGCACCACCGGCAACATTGTCACCCAATGCCTGCTGATCGCGGATACGCTTGGCTTCGGCCGCCGGATCGACGACAGTGCCGAATTCCGGCTTTTCCTGCCAGAACAGCAGATCGTCGACGACGCCTTCGCTTTCGGAAATGAAGATCGAGGTTTCACGATCCACCGTGTTGCGGATTTCCGGATCGGCATATTGCGCACCGGATGCCGAAAGAAGGGCAACCTGACCCTTGCTGCGCGTACCCTCGGTAATGTCACGTTTTACAACGTTGGGATCTTCGCCGACCAGAATACGGCGCGCCTGATCGGTGGTCGATCCGGTTTGCGGGCGCGGTGCGCCCGGATCAGGAACACGCAATGTAAAATCAGGCGGCAGGCTGAGCGGGGCGCGCGAAACAACCGCAAACTCGTCGGGCGACTGTTTGTTCAGGCCAAAGGTTTCACGTGTTGATTCACAACCGGAAACGCCAAGCGCAAGTCCGCCCAGCAATGCAATTTTGAAAATATTGGTCGTCAGTTTCCGGGCCATTTGTGCCTCATTACCACTTCAAAACCGGACCATGTCCGCCCGGCCAAAATTCATCTGGTAGATTTTTTACCGCCAAAAAGGGAATCGATCAACAGTAGCGCCGCACCAACCGTGATTGCACTATCGGCAATATTGAATACCGGCCAGTGATAACCCGCAACATGCAGATCAATGAAGTCAGTCACAGCCCCGTGGCGCAGACGATCCACGAGGTTGCCAACTGCGCCGCCAATGATCATTGCCAGGGCAAAGCGCAACATGGAATCGCGCGTGCGCCACATCCAGATGCCAAAGCCAATGGTGATGGCAGCGGTCACCGCAATCATCACCCAAGGTGCCTGCCCCTGAAACAGGCCAAACGAAACACCCGGGTTCCAGGCCAGAACAAAGTTCATGAACGGCGTCACTTCGATCACGCGAAGCGGGTTCGACAGACCATCAATGGCAAGCGCCTTGGTCCACTGGTCGACAC
Above is a window of Thalassospira sp. ER-Se-21-Dark DNA encoding:
- a CDS encoding DUF3035 domain-containing protein codes for the protein MARKLTTNIFKIALLGGLALGVSGCESTRETFGLNKQSPDEFAVVSRAPLSLPPDFTLRVPDPGAPRPQTGSTTDQARRILVGEDPNVVKRDITEGTRSKGQVALLSASGAQYADPEIRNTVDRETSIFISESEGVVDDLLFWQEKPEFGTVVDPAAEAKRIRDQQALGDNVAGGADTPVIERKQKGWLEDIF
- the mutL gene encoding DNA mismatch repair endonuclease MutL codes for the protein MTLRVLPQNLINQIAAGEVVERPAAALKELVENALDAGATKVDVNLRDGGRTLLSVTDDGKGMTPDELALAVERHATSKLPDDDLFNIGFMGFRGEALPSIGSVSRMRLTSRVRGSENAWTLAVEGGAKGAPEPAAHPYGTRVEVRDLFYATPARLKFLKTARTEQMYAREIMDRLAMARPDVGFTLSGDNNKTILNYPACEGDLFDARLKRLGAVMGREFQDNALQIEAEREGIRLTGYAGVPTLNRGNAQMQFMFVNGRPVKDRLLQGAVRGAYQDFLARDRHPLLALFFELTPRDVDVNVHPGKTEVRFRDPGLVRGLIVGALKHALAGAGHRASTTVADMALGAVRREGEGPSLPYGGGARSGGGSGFNIGHYQPNVPGHAAIERNYAAQAPMENQGNYGGLFDRGREFGGSAGSANIAGGEGGFAAAAATALSGGYDAAAPSARIDNITDEGKFVDHPLGAARGQVHANYIIAQTRDGLVIVDQHAAHERIVYERMKADLAESGVKRQGLLLPEVVELDEASADRIAERADEFAELGLVIEPFGPGAIVVREVPAMLGKVDVSALVRDMADEIAELGQGMALKDRLMYVCATMACHGSVRSGRKLNADEMNALLRQMEATPHSGQCNHGRPTYVELKLNDIEKMFGRR
- the lspA gene encoding signal peptidase II, with translation MKHRAFVFGLIVIAIVFGVDQWTKALAIDGLSNPLRVIEVTPFMNFVLAWNPGVSFGLFQGQAPWVMIAVTAAITIGFGIWMWRTRDSMLRFALAMIIGGAVGNLVDRLRHGAVTDFIDLHVAGYHWPVFNIADSAITVGAALLLIDSLFGGKKSTR
- a CDS encoding pitrilysin family protein; translation: MTRSSVAVLALVALTLALVPGLSRAAVFSPQTATLDNGMQVVLVENHRAPVVTHMVWYKVGSADEPQGVSGIAHFLEHLMFKGTDNMAPGDFSKIVARNGGNDNAFTSWDYTGYFQNIARDRLDLVMEMEADRMTNLRLSDDVVLPERDVIIEERRSRIDTSPGALLGEQMRASLYMAHPYGRSIIGWRHEMEKLSTEDALEFYQNWYAPNNAILVVAGDITMDELLPMAEKYYGVIPRGKDMTRNRVQEPVQHAPRKVTMRDPQVGQASWSRYYLAPSYNTDAADAAPLDVLSEIIGSGTTSRFFKALVVDQEIASSVGTFYDPVAVDLASFGVYAVPRGDVDLADLEKAVEAEIAKVVADGVTQDELDRAKQKLLDSAVFARDSLSAGARVLGQSLAVGLTVDQVESWPDRISAVTVDQVNDAAKRVFDANKSVTGWLMPPEGGPVTGAGAALPITSGEGVH
- a CDS encoding pitrilysin family protein, encoding MNKLFKQIAGVAFATTLGLGFAQQAKAVEVQEVISDGGIRAWLIEDHMNPLMTMDIAFTGAGAATDPDGKLGLANMVSGLIDEGAGAMDSQTFRGEMENRSIGLSFDAGRDDFAGSLTTLTRERDTAIDLLRLALSEPRFDDEAVERIRAQVVSGLKRAETDPRDIASRTFFASIFGDHPYGRPVSGTLETVAGLNANDFRGFVRRAFAKDNLIVGVAGDITAEELGPLLDEAFGALPAKSDLPKIADVTPTYGDIDVIEQDIPQSQAIWGQKGIERQDPDFYAAYVMNYILGGGGFSSRLTEEVREKRGLAYGVYSYLANLDHADMMMGGVATRNDAIGQSLSLISTEWIKMKRDGIDQEELDNAKAYLTGAFPLRFTSLGNLSGMLVGMQKEDLGMDFLDRRNDMVNAVSLDDVNRVAASLMDPANVTVTVVGKPEGDLAF